GGGGCCGCCCCCCCGGCGCGGCGCTACTAACGGGGGGGGGCCCCGTCCGTTCGGGGCGGGGCCCGCGCCCGTGGTACCACCCTAATTGATAAAGCTCGCCTCGGCTTTGCGCCTACGGCAAAAACTTGGTGGAGGTAAGGGGATTCGAACCCCTGGCCTCGTGAATGCCATTCACGCGCTCTCCCAACTGAGCTATACCCCCACGAAAACTTTGAGCCTTATCCGCTCTCCAGCCCGTAACGCGGGCTCCACGCCGCGGCTGGCACGAGCGCGCCGCGCCCGTGCTTCACCTGCGGGGCTTGCGGGCGAGTTCCGCCGAGGACCGCCGCCGGGCTCTCACCGGTTCCCGGCTCGCTCAGGGCGCCTTGCGGCGTACTACTCCCGCGCATCGCCGCGATCTGCGTTTGACGCGGTTCATTATACGGGGCGGCGCGAAGCGCGGTCAAGGCAACACGGCCACGCGCTGGGCGTCGCCCCACAGGCGTTCCAGGTCGAACGCCCGGCGCACGTCTTCGAGGAAGCAGTGGAACAGCACGCCGCCGTAATCCTGCAGGATCCAGCGGCCCTCGCGATAGCCCTCCTGGTGCCGGAACGGCTGGCCGGCTGCGCTCATGGCCTCGGCGACCGCGTCGGCCACGGCGCGGGCATGCGTCGGGTTCCCCGCGCTGGCGATGACGAAATAGTCGGCGACGATGGTGACGGCCGACATGTCGAGCACCACGACGTCCTTCGCTTTCTTGTCGGCTGCCAGCTGGGCGACCCGTTCCGCCGCGTGCCGGGCATCCAACGAAGGCGACACCCCCTGAGACAGTCTACCCATGTGTCAGCGGCTGGCCGACGCGCCCGCCGCGCCGCTCACATCCTGCCCAAGAACGATGGTCACCGTCCACTGCGCCGCCTCGGAACCCTCGCTCGGCGCGGGCGACGTCCGGTCGGCGCGGTCGAGCGCCGAGGCGGGATACAACTGCACGCCGGGCCACCTGTCGCTCAGCACGCGCAGCAACGCCTTCGCTTCGACCGAACCCGGCTCCTTCGCGTAGATCGCCGTCTGGCGGTGATCCGCGCTGGCGGCGTTGCCCACCGCGACGACGTCGTACCCCATGCCCCGCAGCACCTCGGCCCAGGACGCCGCAAGCCGCGGCGTCGCCGTCCCGTTCAGCACCCGCACCGCCACGGCGGCGTTCCGTTCCGGATCGATGCCCCGCACGTACCGGTCCACGTACTTCTTCAGCGTGGCGGCGTCGGCCTCTTGGTAGGAGACGCCGTTCTTCCACAGGTCCTTGGTGGGCAGCGTGGTCATCACGAGCCCGTCCGAACCCGCCGAGTGCCCGATTTCGGCGAGCTTCATCATGGTCGACGCGTCAAGGTTCGTGCGGACGTACCGGGCGAGGGTCACCATGAGCTTCGGCACGCGCGGCCAGGATCCGGGTTCCATCATCTTCTGGACCATGGCGCGGATGAACTCGTGCTGGCGGTCCATCCGGCCGAAGTCTCCGCGCGGGTCGTGGTAGCGCTCGCGCACGAAGCCCATCGCCTGGTACCCGTCGAGGTGCTGGTTCCCCTTCGGGATGTGGATGTGCAAGTCCTGGACGGGATCGTCGTAGTTCATGTTGTAGGGCACGTAGACGTCGACCCCGCCGAGGATGTCGACCATCTTCTGGAACCCTTCCACGCCGACGTCGACGTAGCCGTCGATGGGCACGCCGAGGAACTCGCTCACGGTCTGCACCGTGAGATCCGGCCCGCCGTACGCGTGGGCGGCGTTGATCTTGTCGTAGCCGCGGCGCCCGGGAATCTGCACCCGGGTATCGCGCGGGATCGAGAGGATGTCGACCTCGTGGTACAGCGGGTCGAAGCTCGCCACCATGATCGTGTCCGTCCGCGTGGCTTGACGGTGGCCGCGGATCACTTCGACGTCGTGCCCCATGATCACGACGTTGATCCGGCGGTCCGGGGGCGGCGTGGCGCTCACGGGGTCCACGCCCGGGTCACCGCCCGACTTCGGCACGGTGATCACCGAATAGAGCCAGCCGAAACCGGCCGTGACGGCCAGAAGCACGGCCAGCAGGAATGTGCCCGTGAACCACCAGAAGCGGCGTCGGGGCCGCCACCGGCGTCGGGACGGCAGC
The Clostridia bacterium DNA segment above includes these coding regions:
- the rsfS gene encoding ribosome silencing factor; this encodes MGRLSQGVSPSLDARHAAERVAQLAADKKAKDVVVLDMSAVTIVADYFVIASAGNPTHARAVADAVAEAMSAAGQPFRHQEGYREGRWILQDYGGVLFHCFLEDVRRAFDLERLWGDAQRVAVLP
- a CDS encoding LCP family protein, with product MAQPEPLPSRRRWRPRRRFWWFTGTFLLAVLLAVTAGFGWLYSVITVPKSGGDPGVDPVSATPPPDRRINVVIMGHDVEVIRGHRQATRTDTIMVASFDPLYHEVDILSIPRDTRVQIPGRRGYDKINAAHAYGGPDLTVQTVSEFLGVPIDGYVDVGVEGFQKMVDILGGVDVYVPYNMNYDDPVQDLHIHIPKGNQHLDGYQAMGFVRERYHDPRGDFGRMDRQHEFIRAMVQKMMEPGSWPRVPKLMVTLARYVRTNLDASTMMKLAEIGHSAGSDGLVMTTLPTKDLWKNGVSYQEADAATLKKYVDRYVRGIDPERNAAVAVRVLNGTATPRLAASWAEVLRGMGYDVVAVGNAASADHRQTAIYAKEPGSVEAKALLRVLSDRWPGVQLYPASALDRADRTSPAPSEGSEAAQWTVTIVLGQDVSGAAGASASR